Proteins co-encoded in one Methanobrevibacter olleyae genomic window:
- a CDS encoding SGNH/GDSL hydrolase family protein — MFIITMASVSASDVSDISNNQTDIYSSHDLSNSINSDDSASSMEKSDLDNIISSTENSINSDDSDSELSSSSEDSISNKDSNSKISSSSENIIVSSSDKEILSNSSNSGDNSASLYAEVYETTKAEYKAVTKEYTAGNIIYEVKAYDIVNYNGTKYKSPLYNQKINLRVYTGTSYKNYHAYVDNDGVASFKIPKLARGSHKVEIYISSKKRGTSYIKVIKASTKVTAPSKTVKLKRNSYFYVTVKDSSNNAIKSLKLKAKVYTGKKYKAYTIKTNSTGVAKLETKDFGLGTHKVIIGSGNNNYTVKENSKIIVKRSVPINNKLKVSSPNKSVIYKKGHYFYVTVKKSTKAVKSLKLKVKVYTGKKYKTYTIKTNSKGQAKLKTNQFALGTHKVVIQSTKKGYKFTKNSKIIVKKDTVSNSTKPATLVSLHHYERNNGTYYALLRWNSKKGVNYQVLRNDANGFEVISVVKANSTKTSFSQKVDKGKLYTYSVREIIEKGSKEKIYGPYDRVGLKLLTNPKVNVDFQNLKANVGWTKVPNATKYRVFRKIGRGGEYKCIAIVDGKKSNYTDHYYKSKGELVSLMSNTFIDSSYNDLFYTVRACNVKTANGVKKTSFGLYLLDGDFHLEAPSIVSLQNNEIKWGKVPNADGYLILKRNSSENEWEKIAQAKSTGTMVQSLDIGEIDNSSYYTVQAYALKNGLTVYSKYDEGFTRINFKEEHALQKILFIGDSITYGSPYKDVLTRHIFSIPNRVAQLLGCNFYNPSIPGSTYHDLGQYENGSNIENTNYYRYRITREVVDPISVGELPANWEDLDTAKNSEGVTNTSIEDYNIVVLAAGTNDYLDNSVLGSKDSNDTFTFNGALNHILGKIEEASIKRIGEGKEAIKVIFVDLYYSDRTYVLKEIHNRDTTPNKIGLLLTDYQKALDGQLEKWNSSEYLSFYNFKTRDYNIVNSDNCPYVSSDNLHFTKFTYGQYGNVFAQFLVDKVF; from the coding sequence TTGTTTATTATTACAATGGCATCAGTATCTGCAAGTGATGTTAGTGATATTTCAAATAATCAAACAGATATTTATTCAAGTCATGATTTATCTAATTCTATAAATTCTGATGATTCTGCTTCTAGCATGGAAAAGTCTGATTTGGATAATATTATCAGTAGTACTGAGAATTCTATAAATTCTGATGATTCTGATTCTGAACTAAGTTCTTCTAGTGAAGATAGTATTAGTAATAAAGATTCTAATTCCAAAATTAGTTCTAGTTCTGAAAATATCATTGTAAGTTCTTCTGATAAAGAAATTTTATCAAATTCAAGTAATTCTGGTGATAATTCAGCTAGTCTTTATGCAGAAGTATATGAAACTACTAAAGCAGAATATAAGGCTGTTACAAAGGAATATACAGCTGGAAATATAATTTATGAAGTTAAAGCATATGATATAGTCAACTATAATGGAACAAAATATAAATCTCCTTTGTATAATCAAAAAATTAATTTAAGAGTTTATACTGGTACTAGTTATAAAAATTATCATGCTTATGTTGATAATGATGGTGTAGCTTCATTCAAAATACCTAAACTAGCTCGTGGTAGTCATAAAGTTGAAATTTATATTTCTTCTAAAAAGAGAGGCACATCCTATATTAAAGTTATTAAAGCAAGTACTAAAGTAACTGCTCCATCTAAAACAGTTAAACTTAAAAGAAATAGTTATTTTTATGTAACTGTTAAGGATAGTTCTAATAATGCTATAAAAAGTCTTAAACTTAAAGCTAAGGTTTACACAGGTAAAAAATATAAGGCTTATACTATTAAAACTAATTCAACAGGGGTGGCTAAACTTGAAACTAAAGATTTTGGCTTAGGTACTCATAAAGTGATTATTGGTTCCGGAAATAACAATTATACTGTTAAAGAAAATTCTAAGATTATAGTTAAAAGATCTGTTCCTATAAATAATAAACTTAAAGTTTCTTCACCAAATAAATCTGTAATTTATAAGAAAGGTCATTATTTTTATGTAACTGTTAAAAAAAGTACTAAAGCCGTTAAAAGTCTTAAACTTAAAGTTAAGGTTTATACAGGTAAGAAATATAAGACTTATACTATTAAAACTAATTCTAAAGGTCAAGCTAAGTTAAAGACAAATCAATTTGCTTTAGGTACTCATAAAGTAGTTATTCAATCAACTAAAAAAGGTTACAAATTTACTAAAAATTCTAAAATCATAGTTAAAAAAGATACCGTCTCTAATTCAACAAAACCAGCAACTTTAGTATCTCTACATCATTATGAGAGGAATAATGGGACTTATTATGCATTATTGCGTTGGAATTCTAAAAAGGGTGTTAATTATCAAGTTTTAAGAAATGATGCAAATGGTTTTGAAGTAATTTCTGTGGTTAAAGCGAATTCTACAAAAACATCATTTTCTCAAAAAGTTGATAAAGGTAAGTTATATACCTATTCCGTTAGAGAGATAATAGAAAAAGGTAGTAAAGAAAAAATATATGGGCCTTATGATCGAGTTGGTTTGAAGCTACTTACTAATCCTAAGGTTAATGTTGATTTTCAGAATTTAAAAGCTAATGTTGGTTGGACTAAAGTTCCTAATGCAACAAAATACAGAGTATTTAGAAAAATTGGCAGAGGTGGAGAATACAAATGCATTGCTATTGTTGATGGAAAAAAGTCAAATTACACTGATCATTATTATAAATCTAAAGGAGAATTAGTATCATTAATGAGTAATACATTTATTGATTCCAGTTATAATGATTTGTTTTATACTGTTCGTGCATGTAATGTTAAAACAGCAAATGGTGTTAAAAAAACTAGTTTTGGTTTGTATTTATTAGATGGGGATTTCCATCTAGAGGCTCCTTCAATAGTTTCTCTTCAGAATAATGAAATCAAATGGGGTAAAGTACCAAATGCTGATGGTTATTTAATACTTAAAAGAAATAGTTCTGAAAATGAATGGGAGAAAATTGCACAAGCTAAATCAACAGGAACAATGGTTCAATCTTTAGATATAGGTGAAATTGATAATTCTTCATATTATACTGTACAAGCATATGCTCTTAAAAATGGACTAACTGTTTACAGTAAATATGATGAGGGTTTCACTCGTATAAACTTCAAAGAAGAACATGCATTACAAAAAATATTATTCATTGGAGATAGTATTACCTATGGTTCACCTTATAAAGATGTTTTAACTAGACATATTTTTTCTATTCCTAATAGAGTAGCACAATTACTGGGATGTAATTTTTACAATCCATCTATTCCAGGTTCAACTTACCATGATTTAGGTCAGTATGAAAATGGATCAAATATTGAAAATACTAACTATTATAGATATCGTATTACTAGAGAAGTTGTAGATCCAATATCTGTAGGAGAACTTCCAGCTAATTGGGAGGATCTTGATACTGCAAAAAATAGTGAAGGTGTAACAAATACTTCTATTGAAGATTATAATATTGTTGTATTAGCAGCTGGAACCAATGATTATCTTGATAATAGTGTATTAGGATCCAAGGATAGTAATGACACTTTTACTTTCAATGGTGCATTAAATCATATTTTAGGAAAAATAGAAGAAGCTAGTATTAAACGTATTGGTGAAGGAAAAGAAGCTATTAAAGTAATATTTGTTGATTTGTATTATTCTGATCGTACTTATGTTCTTAAAGAAATACATAATAGGGATACAACTCCAAATAAAATTGGTTTGTTATTAACTGATTATCAAAAGGCATTAGATGGACAACTTGAAAAATGGAATAGTAGTGAATATTTATCTTTCTATAATTTTAAGACAAGAGACTACAACATTGTTAATTCAGATAATTGTCCATATGTTTCATCAGATAATTTACATTTCACAAAATTCACTTATGGTCAGTATGGTAATGTTTTTGCACAATTCCTTGTAGATAAGGTTTTCTAG
- a CDS encoding transcription initiation factor IIB, translated as MSFSETIIKNNVLGSKIYFNEELREKEYSSILKHKSRNKKSSKSDKNETDAFTCPVCGSNKVFFDRVRFEKLCRDCGLVLEENIIDSTIRGTSRDNEGNSYSQNGAPSDIAIHDGGLSTSFDVHKGNLKNRHRWYRLRKVHNQSRVRGSRERNLSRAFSELSLLISNLSLSRAVKNESASIYRKALDKDLVRGRSINKLMIATVYIACRQCRVPRTLDEMAEVTSVDKKTIGKNYRFLLRELGLKLPIVSPTDYIPRFASKLALSSNVEVKSIEIINQAKGLGLSSGKDPASIAATVLYGSAILLGERKTQTEVASTLGVTEVTIRNRLKELNAELDFI; from the coding sequence ATGAGCTTTAGTGAAACAATAATTAAAAACAATGTATTAGGCAGTAAAATTTATTTTAATGAGGAACTTAGGGAAAAAGAATATTCATCTATCTTAAAACATAAATCTAGAAATAAGAAATCTTCTAAATCTGATAAAAATGAAACTGATGCATTCACATGCCCTGTATGTGGATCTAATAAAGTTTTCTTTGACCGTGTTCGCTTTGAAAAATTATGTAGGGATTGTGGCTTAGTTCTTGAGGAGAACATTATTGATTCTACAATCAGAGGAACCTCTAGAGACAATGAAGGTAATTCCTACAGTCAAAATGGAGCACCTAGTGATATAGCCATTCATGATGGCGGATTATCTACAAGTTTTGATGTTCATAAAGGAAACTTAAAAAATAGACATAGATGGTATCGCTTAAGAAAAGTACATAATCAATCTCGTGTAAGGGGGTCTCGTGAAAGAAATTTATCTAGAGCATTTAGTGAATTGTCTTTATTGATTTCTAATTTATCCCTTTCTAGAGCTGTGAAAAATGAATCTGCATCTATTTATAGAAAAGCATTAGATAAAGATTTAGTTAGAGGTAGAAGTATTAATAAACTTATGATTGCTACAGTTTACATTGCATGTAGACAGTGTAGAGTGCCACGTACTTTAGATGAAATGGCTGAAGTTACTAGTGTTGATAAAAAGACTATTGGTAAAAATTACAGATTCTTATTAAGAGAATTAGGATTAAAATTACCTATTGTTTCTCCAACTGATTACATTCCAAGATTTGCAAGTAAATTAGCTTTATCTTCAAATGTTGAAGTTAAATCAATTGAAATTATTAATCAAGCAAAAGGTTTAGGATTAAGTTCAGGTAAAGACCCAGCAAGTATTGCAGCTACAGTATTATATGGGTCTGCTATCTTACTTGGAGAACGTAAAACCCAAACTGAAGTAGCAAGCACTCTTGGTGTAACTGAAGTTACAATTAGAAATAGATTAAAAGAATTAAATGCTGAATTAGACTTTATATAA
- the pheT gene encoding phenylalanine--tRNA ligase subunit beta: MPVITFKYKDLKDLGIDMEKDELINTLPMMASDIEDYDDEEIKVEFFPNRPDNLSVEGVARSFKGFLGLETGLPKYEIEPSGEKVYVSPELAEIRPYIKFAKIEGVDFTGDKIKYIMDFQENLHWVIGRNRKKVAIGVHNADVISGPYKYIATPKDEPSFLPLESDEEMTPEEILSNHKTGEKYAHLIDKFDKYPLIIDKDNQVLSMPPIINGELTKLKEDTVNIIVDVTGTDEKAVEQSLNIICASFAEVGGKIKSMELEYENETITTPDFTPKVRNVHVDLTNELIGGTNLSSEDIKELLEKARFDANILNEKELEVIIPPYRVDILHEVDIIENITIQYHINAVEAKLPDIVTVASENNWFKGEKVIRELMIGLGFQEVMSLMLTSEMGQYKKMNQKEIDHVQVAKPITISGTMIRTSLLNSLMEFLEDNKHEDLPQKIFEIGDVLYMDDNSFNKTKQVKKLAGMICHSTANFTEIKSTVSSVVSNLGYNMKISDSTNTSFIPGRVADFIGESKNGKITGFFGEIAPEVIKNFELEYPVIAFEIEFKL; this comes from the coding sequence ATGCCTGTAATTACATTTAAATACAAAGATTTAAAAGATTTAGGTATTGATATGGAAAAAGATGAACTTATTAATACCTTACCTATGATGGCAAGTGATATTGAAGATTATGATGATGAAGAAATTAAAGTAGAATTCTTCCCTAATCGTCCAGATAATTTATCTGTTGAAGGAGTAGCAAGATCATTTAAGGGATTTTTAGGATTAGAAACTGGACTTCCAAAATATGAAATTGAACCATCTGGTGAGAAGGTTTATGTAAGTCCAGAACTTGCAGAAATTCGCCCCTACATTAAATTTGCAAAAATTGAAGGTGTAGACTTCACAGGAGATAAAATTAAATACATTATGGACTTTCAAGAAAACTTACATTGGGTAATTGGAAGAAATCGTAAAAAAGTAGCTATTGGTGTTCATAATGCAGATGTTATAAGTGGACCATACAAATACATTGCAACTCCAAAGGATGAACCATCCTTTCTTCCTCTTGAATCTGATGAAGAAATGACTCCAGAAGAAATATTAAGCAATCATAAAACTGGAGAAAAATATGCTCATTTGATTGACAAATTCGATAAGTACCCCCTTATCATTGATAAGGATAACCAAGTTTTATCCATGCCTCCAATCATCAACGGAGAATTAACTAAACTTAAAGAAGATACTGTAAATATCATTGTAGATGTAACTGGAACTGATGAGAAAGCAGTTGAACAATCATTGAACATAATATGTGCATCCTTTGCTGAAGTTGGAGGAAAAATCAAATCTATGGAACTTGAATATGAAAATGAAACCATAACCACTCCTGATTTTACTCCAAAAGTCAGAAATGTTCATGTTGATTTAACTAATGAATTAATTGGCGGCACTAATTTAAGTTCTGAAGATATTAAAGAATTACTTGAAAAAGCAAGATTTGATGCTAATATACTTAATGAAAAAGAATTAGAAGTAATTATTCCACCTTATAGAGTTGATATCTTACACGAAGTAGATATTATTGAAAATATTACTATCCAATATCATATTAATGCAGTTGAAGCAAAATTACCAGATATTGTAACTGTGGCAAGTGAAAATAATTGGTTTAAAGGTGAAAAGGTCATTAGAGAACTTATGATTGGATTAGGCTTTCAAGAAGTAATGAGCCTAATGTTAACAAGTGAGATGGGCCAATATAAAAAGATGAACCAAAAAGAAATTGATCATGTTCAAGTTGCAAAGCCAATTACTATTAGTGGAACCATGATTAGAACAAGTTTACTTAATAGCCTAATGGAATTTTTAGAAGACAATAAACATGAGGATCTTCCACAAAAAATCTTTGAAATTGGTGATGTTTTATACATGGATGATAATTCATTTAATAAAACCAAGCAAGTTAAAAAATTAGCTGGTATGATTTGTCACTCTACTGCTAACTTTACTGAAATAAAATCAACTGTATCAAGTGTTGTTTCCAATTTAGGATACAATATGAAAATATCCGATTCAACTAATACTAGTTTTATCCCAGGTAGAGTAGCTGATTTTATTGGTGAGTCTAAAAATGGTAAAATAACTGGATTCTTTGGTGAAATAGCTCCTGAAGTTATTAAAAACTTTGAATTAGAATATCCGGTTATTGCATTTGAAATTGAATTCAAACTTTAA
- a CDS encoding Mrp/NBP35 family ATP-binding protein, producing MVNNGHGHHGASNLSPEQQKQMIEQELKLFEHMKNIKYKIAVMSGKGGVGKSTVAANLAEAFQKKGLLTGILDADIHGPNIPKMLGVEGKDVMIENGEMIPVISNNGIKVMSIGFLIDSQDTPIIWRGPQKSGSIKQFMADTAWGDLDVLIIDNPPGTGDEPLTVLQSLPNVDAVIMVTTPNSLSQEDVLKCVGMVKMLNIEDIGLIENMSYYVCPHCGEKTNIFGESQGEKFANEMGVVYLGNLPLTEQVPESANQDSTMVNSYVDSEVTNKFSEIIDNIKLAFLD from the coding sequence ATGGTAAATAATGGACATGGACATCATGGAGCTAGTAATTTAAGTCCTGAACAACAAAAACAAATGATTGAACAGGAATTAAAGCTATTTGAACATATGAAAAATATAAAATATAAAATAGCTGTTATGAGTGGAAAAGGTGGAGTAGGTAAATCTACAGTAGCTGCTAACTTAGCAGAGGCTTTCCAGAAAAAAGGATTGTTAACAGGTATTCTTGATGCTGATATTCATGGACCTAATATTCCTAAAATGTTAGGAGTAGAGGGAAAGGATGTAATGATTGAAAATGGTGAAATGATTCCTGTAATAAGTAATAATGGAATTAAAGTAATGTCAATAGGTTTTTTAATTGATTCTCAAGACACTCCAATTATTTGGAGAGGACCTCAAAAATCAGGTTCTATTAAACAATTTATGGCAGATACTGCTTGGGGAGACCTTGATGTTTTAATTATTGATAACCCTCCTGGAACTGGAGATGAGCCATTAACTGTACTTCAATCATTACCTAATGTTGATGCAGTTATTATGGTAACTACACCAAATAGTTTATCTCAAGAAGATGTTTTGAAATGTGTAGGTATGGTTAAAATGTTAAATATTGAGGATATTGGACTTATTGAAAATATGTCTTATTATGTTTGCCCTCATTGTGGTGAGAAAACTAATATATTTGGTGAGTCTCAAGGAGAAAAATTTGCAAATGAAATGGGGGTTGTTTATTTAGGAAATCTACCTTTAACTGAACAAGTTCCTGAATCTGCAAATCAAGATAGTACTATGGTAAATAGTTATGTAGACTCTGAAGTTACAAATAAGTTTTCTGAAATAATTGATAATATAAAACTGGCATTTTTAGATTAA
- a CDS encoding DUF3781 domain-containing protein gives MELLNNLNKVHTTEMGVGRIKRNIGVEVEDIVKYCVDKIKQDNAVIKRKGKNYYVGVDGIIITVNASSYTIITAHKEK, from the coding sequence ATGGAACTTTTAAACAATCTTAATAAAGTACACACTACTGAAATGGGTGTAGGTAGAATTAAAAGAAATATTGGTGTAGAAGTAGAGGATATTGTAAAGTATTGTGTAGATAAGATAAAGCAAGATAATGCAGTTATAAAAAGAAAAGGTAAAAATTATTATGTAGGTGTTGATGGGATTATAATTACTGTAAATGCTTCAAGTTATACAATTATAACTGCTCATAAAGAAAAATAG
- a CDS encoding class I SAM-dependent methyltransferase produces the protein MVDYEGVEDTLFIPLTARINISKKFPEYFYDEEALKLENIVANKLIEEKSSEYHLLASVARYYNFDEITQKFINKNTESNIINLGVGLETSYFRLDRKDSIFYEVDLPEVIKLRRDLIGENENEFLISGDLFKIGWMERIDKFKPTLIIASGVFQYFHEEEIIKIIKLIQENFDNAEIIFDATNRNGLKFANRYVQKTGNESAIMYFYVNDGKEFAKKTNSTLIEQRPFFIDARKILSKKIEFMTKILMWSGDLLNTTRIIHLKLE, from the coding sequence ATGGTGGATTATGAAGGTGTGGAAGATACATTATTTATCCCATTAACTGCACGAATAAATATCTCAAAAAAGTTTCCAGAATATTTTTATGATGAAGAAGCATTAAAACTTGAAAATATAGTAGCTAATAAATTAATTGAAGAAAAATCTAGTGAATATCACCTATTAGCATCTGTTGCAAGATATTACAATTTTGATGAAATTACTCAAAAATTTATAAATAAAAATACTGAATCTAATATAATTAATCTTGGAGTTGGACTTGAAACTTCTTATTTTAGATTAGATAGGAAAGATTCTATTTTTTATGAAGTTGATTTACCTGAAGTTATTAAGCTTAGAAGAGATTTAATTGGAGAAAATGAAAATGAATTTTTAATATCTGGAGACCTCTTTAAAATAGGTTGGATGGAAAGAATTGATAAATTTAAACCTACTTTAATAATTGCTTCTGGTGTTTTTCAATATTTCCATGAAGAAGAAATTATTAAAATAATAAAACTTATACAAGAAAACTTTGACAATGCAGAAATTATATTTGATGCTACTAATAGAAATGGTTTAAAGTTTGCTAATAGATATGTTCAAAAAACAGGAAATGAATCTGCTATTATGTATTTTTATGTAAATGATGGAAAGGAATTTGCTAAAAAAACTAATAGTACACTTATTGAACAGAGACCATTTTTCATAGATGCTCGTAAGATTCTATCTAAAAAAATAGAATTCATGACTAAAATATTAATGTGGAGTGGTGATTTACTAAATACAACTAGAATCATTCATTTAAAATTAGAATAA
- a CDS encoding secondary thiamine-phosphate synthase enzyme YjbQ, with protein sequence MIMNESIKLNSSSNFQIIDITTDISQILNQINKDNHNKIDNGIVNIFTKHSTSAILVNENEKGLLTDFEKVLKDLVKEKNNYKHDFMDNNAASHIRAFLLKSSETIPIVEGRLDLGTWQSIFFIELDGPRTNRTIDLTFIGE encoded by the coding sequence ATGATAATGAATGAGTCTATAAAATTAAATTCAAGTTCTAATTTTCAAATAATAGATATTACAACTGATATTAGTCAGATTTTAAATCAAATAAATAAAGATAATCATAATAAAATAGATAATGGTATTGTAAATATCTTTACAAAACATTCTACAAGTGCTATTCTTGTAAATGAAAATGAAAAAGGGCTTTTAACTGATTTTGAAAAAGTTTTAAAAGATTTGGTTAAAGAAAAAAATAACTATAAACATGATTTTATGGATAATAATGCAGCATCTCATATAAGAGCATTTTTACTTAAATCATCTGAAACTATTCCAATAGTTGAGGGTAGATTAGATTTAGGGACTTGGCAATCAATATTCTTTATAGAATTAGATGGTCCTAGAACTAATAGAACAATTGATTTAACTTTCATAGGAGAATAA
- a CDS encoding DUF2249 domain-containing protein, translating to MAYEDWKDKINEFKTMDLRGISANILPGLKKQSQQLSKGEGLEVIQSFEPIPLYELMEDFGFEHHTEKLDEHEYHAYFYRIEVKKEDKNIPMRPVALTNMPLIDESLGEIAVQFWDLTWSDKNRYLSYETRLLLSLTNAVGAGRMRQATRELVKAYINGLNSAALDDVFELLAWNQGIGYFSSEIGPSTLFKAYKTIKKMEKQSKPREEICKKLKEEFGEKNPDVKVM from the coding sequence ATGGCTTACGAAGACTGGAAAGATAAAATAAATGAATTTAAAACCATGGATCTTAGAGGAATATCAGCTAACATTTTACCAGGTCTTAAAAAACAATCCCAACAATTATCTAAAGGGGAAGGACTTGAAGTAATACAAAGTTTTGAACCAATACCTCTTTATGAACTAATGGAAGATTTTGGTTTTGAACATCACACAGAAAAATTAGATGAACATGAATATCATGCATATTTTTATAGAATTGAAGTAAAAAAAGAAGATAAAAATATTCCAATGAGACCTGTAGCTTTAACAAATATGCCTCTTATTGATGAAAGTTTAGGAGAAATAGCTGTACAATTCTGGGATTTAACTTGGAGTGATAAAAATAGATATCTATCTTATGAAACTAGACTTCTTTTATCTTTAACAAATGCTGTAGGTGCCGGAAGAATGCGTCAAGCAACAAGAGAACTTGTTAAGGCATATATTAATGGACTTAATTCTGCAGCTCTTGATGATGTATTTGAATTACTTGCATGGAATCAAGGAATAGGATATTTCAGTTCTGAAATTGGACCATCAACATTATTTAAAGCATATAAAACTATTAAAAAAATGGAAAAGCAATCTAAACCACGTGAAGAAATTTGTAAAAAATTAAAAGAAGAGTTTGGAGAAAAAAATCCTGATGTTAAAGTAATGTAG
- a CDS encoding beta-class carbonic anhydrase: MSILDGILEDNKKFVENFEGEEMSHHAQKKIAILTCMDCRLIDFFEPALGLKRGDAKIVRNAGNSIVGEDAIRSIAAALYNLGAEEVLVVGHSECGMAGADVDALKEKMLARGIKEEDIAKYDLVEWVGGFEDEEENVLNVVEKIKNHPLIPDVPVHGLIIDIVTGELKVLKEDY; this comes from the coding sequence ATGAGTATATTAGATGGTATTTTGGAAGATAATAAGAAATTTGTCGAAAACTTTGAAGGAGAAGAAATGTCTCACCATGCACAAAAGAAAATAGCTATTTTAACTTGTATGGATTGTAGATTAATTGACTTCTTTGAACCAGCTTTAGGACTTAAAAGAGGAGATGCAAAAATAGTTAGAAATGCAGGAAACTCTATTGTAGGGGAAGATGCAATTAGATCCATTGCTGCTGCATTATACAACTTAGGTGCTGAAGAAGTATTGGTTGTTGGCCATAGTGAATGTGGTATGGCTGGTGCTGATGTAGATGCATTAAAAGAAAAAATGCTTGCAAGAGGTATAAAAGAAGAAGACATTGCTAAATATGATTTAGTAGAATGGGTTGGTGGATTTGAAGATGAGGAAGAAAATGTGCTTAATGTAGTAGAAAAAATCAAAAACCATCCATTAATTCCTGATGTTCCAGTTCATGGCCTTATTATTGACATTGTAACTGGTGAGTTAAAAGTTTTAAAAGAAGATTACTAA
- a CDS encoding DMT family transporter — MKKIYLVFPIIAGIMFGSTGIFVRTLTENGIDSTTLLFLRFSIAIIYLLIAILIADKTFLKINKHDISLFIICGLSILGLNLCYNQSINTVPLSLAAILLSTAPVFVLVFEYFLFGEKISSVKVLSVILVLIGCTLVTGFIEENSIDISLIGVITGIGAAIFWAMYSVSSRKSIDIGKHTFTILFYSLIIITIVTIPFTNFTQINNFISLNTIPNILYLLLHSLISFALPYILITISLNHLDAGTAVILSSGEPIAALVFGTIFYLEIPTLLMTCGVIITIAALIILSRSSSNKSETQIETQIESK, encoded by the coding sequence ATGAAGAAAATATACTTAGTTTTCCCAATAATTGCAGGAATAATGTTTGGATCAACTGGAATATTTGTTCGAACATTAACTGAAAATGGAATAGATTCCACCACATTGTTATTCTTAAGATTTTCAATAGCTATTATTTACCTTTTAATAGCTATTTTAATAGCTGATAAAACTTTCTTAAAAATAAATAAACATGATATTTCTTTATTTATAATCTGTGGATTATCTATTCTTGGATTAAATCTATGTTATAACCAATCTATTAACACAGTTCCATTATCCCTTGCAGCTATCCTATTAAGTACTGCTCCAGTATTTGTATTAGTATTTGAATATTTTTTATTTGGTGAAAAGATAAGTTCAGTTAAAGTATTATCTGTAATCCTTGTATTAATTGGTTGCACATTAGTTACTGGATTCATTGAAGAAAATTCCATTGATATTTCATTAATTGGAGTCATTACAGGAATTGGAGCTGCAATATTTTGGGCAATGTATTCAGTTTCATCAAGAAAATCAATTGATATAGGCAAACATACATTTACTATATTATTTTATTCATTGATTATAATTACAATAGTAACAATCCCATTTACCAATTTCACTCAAATTAATAACTTCATTTCCTTAAATACAATTCCCAATATTTTATACTTACTATTACATTCATTAATTTCATTTGCTCTTCCTTACATACTTATAACAATATCTTTAAATCATTTAGATGCAGGAACAGCTGTTATTTTATCCTCAGGAGAACCAATAGCAGCTCTTGTATTTGGAACAATATTCTATTTAGAAATACCTACATTATTAATGACTTGTGGAGTAATTATCACAATAGCTGCATTAATAATTTTAAGTAGAAGCTCATCAAATAAATCAGAGACTCAAATAGAAACTCAAATAGAAAGTAAATAA
- a CDS encoding DUF1858 domain-containing protein yields the protein MIKITSETKLSDILKEYPWLKDELVKISPKFKMLKTPIAKVMMRKVDISKMSKISEIDVNTIITKLNELIESHNNEN from the coding sequence ATGATAAAAATCACATCAGAAACTAAATTATCAGATATTTTAAAAGAATATCCTTGGCTTAAGGATGAACTAGTGAAAATAAGTCCTAAATTTAAAATGCTAAAAACACCAATAGCAAAAGTAATGATGAGAAAAGTAGATATCTCTAAAATGAGTAAAATATCAGAAATAGACGTAAATACTATCATTACAAAATTAAATGAACTTATTGAATCTCATAACAATGAGAATTAA